ccattatctgtagccacttatcctgctgtacagggtcgcaggcaagctggagcctatcccagctgactatggtggtgtttacattagaccgtatccatatCGTTTtcgtcgtggatgcactgtccgtgcacattaaaacgccgggaaacgactccacaggcggaacagtttgaatccgccagggcccacgtattccacccagtacgtatctgatccggtgctgtgtaaacattgaggaacgaggatacgcagtgctgagctctagctgacgtcgtcattggacaacgtcactgtgacatccaccttcctgattcgctggcgttggtcatgccacgttggtcatgtgacacgactgctgaaaaacggcacgaacttcacttcctgctatttgtcccgaatcactgctcgtgcgcttcactcgcgcgctctgtgagctgcgcagggccggagtgtgcaccctccagagggcactcgctgttcagggcggagtgatttggagcacaggatgcctgcggagccgagcgtatccgtgtagtggcgttgctgtgtgcacgcgaatcgtgtattggtgttgctgtgtgcacgcgaatcattttaaaaacgttaatctgatgatccgctgatacggtctaatgtaaacaccacctatgagcgagaggcggggtacaccctggacaagtcgccaggtcatcacagggctgacacgtagacaaccattcacactcgcgttcacacctacggtcaatttagagtcaccagttaacctaacctgcatgtctttggactgtgggggaaaccggagcactcggacgaaacccatgcggacacggggagaacatgcaaactccacacagaaaggccctcgttggccgctgggctcgaacccaggaccttcttgctgtgaagtgacagtgctaaccactacaccaccgtgccgccccggtgttTTATTAATACTTGGAAAATTCTTGATACATAAATGCAGGTATTTTAAAACAAAACCCTGTCTGATTAGGTGGAGGAATGAGCTTATGGTCTTAAGTAAGCCGTTAAAGCAgattaatgattaaaaaaaaaagcccttcaaTTGTTTTCCTTACTTGATACCTTTAAGTTAATATGACAAAGCCCTTTATATTTAGCTTGTTTATTTtacttttattgttatttttattttgctcAACCAAAAGAAGGAATTGTATGTGACTTTGAAGTGCCTCGTTTGTACTATATGtacaatatactgtatgtataataaagtTTTGGGAAGGGGGGGGGGACTAGTCCATcgcgccgttatttacatcattattgtcgcacaattaaaacgtgccagatcagtcggctggtgggttttcaaattaataaatacatggtgtgtttttgtgataaatccatattatactgagcgtatttcccacattaatcaatacaaagtacctgcatctttcagttcttttaactcaaggatgaatactttcttctttgccgctgccttttattaaatcaaatttgagactttttttttttaaatttgatttttcagcgcgaccgcaatgcatgatgggatatattgcttggttagtgatcatcggttgtacactacttttcgtgatgcattgagggatactatgagtgcactatatagggtgtaaataatcctcgctaaggtttcggacagcactacaaaatggcgtcctcactatatagtgagtagggagcgatttcggacacagggataattATAACTTTACTACATCATAATTAGGagtttcttctttcggctgctcccgttaggttttttttttttttcccccgcatattggatttggcataggttttacactggatgcccttcctgatgtcaCCCTCCCCAAACTATCCAGGTTTGGgatcagcactaagtatgcactggcttgtgcaaccccagtggctgagtctttggactgtgggaggaaacccacacagacatcgagagaaactccacacagaaaggcccctgttggccactgggctcgaacccagaaccttcttgctgtgaggcgacagtgctatccactacaccaccgtgccacctagctCCTAATTATGAATTATACCATACAAGCCCCCCTCAAAAAACCCCCCCACCACAATAGGTCATGTCTAAAACACACTGATGTTTGAAGACTTGCACAATGACTAAGGTTTGGTTTCAGATACATCCGTAGAAGATTCACTGAATATGGCTTAGCTCTTAGCTCCCAGACTGATGAGCAAATCATGTGGTGTTCAAAATGATCTGAATcaccagctctttttttttttttttttaaactcttgcAGGATGATGAATCACGCAGGGACTATGACTACATGCTGGATCATCCAGAGCAATACTACAGCCACTATTACACTTACTACAGGAGACGGCTGGCACCCAAAGTGGACGTTAGGATCGTCATTCTCGTAACTGTGTGTGCAATCTCAGTTTTTCAAGTAGGTGATCGACAttttcattgttttccagaagAATCCGTAAATCTCAtcttttacactacgttcagactgcaacctgaaacgacccatatccgatttgttgcgaaatccgattttttttgttaggccattcacattaccaattatatgagacttgtatgcgatctccaatatgaacggaaaacaacccaaaagtgtccggcatgcgcaaattgacacgtaataagcacatctacgtaatacgtaaacaaaaaaagcgcactcttcaagtttgcaagtaaagcatggagatgaggcgagacccggcgatgtggtttttgtggcggcggcggaactcacacaataatctgattaatgtgggcagcagactaatgagaccgaaggtgtcaaattactggaaatttccagaacaatcttataatcttgtaatacaggatggtttaacatccaggtccctaccaaatccaccattagcttgatcaattctataaaagtctatttaaattctgaaaactgtacaaatgttgttgttttctaccaaagaggcgggattagccaacgcagaatagtgacgtttgtctcttgttgatgacgtgtaggtcgcatgaatgcgacctgtccggtcagactgcagtcgcatgtgaaaataacggatatgcatcggaattaggaccacatatccaagcggcctgggtcgcatgtgaaaaaatcggatctgtgtcgttcagattgtcaataacaaatcggatacaggtcgcatatgggcaaaaaaatcggatatgggtcgtttcagggtgcagtctgaacgtagtcttagtccACCTGCCTCATGAGACCCACTGAGAACGAACATGACATGATGGTACATGCAAAAATAGAATTGAATGGGTGGGGGGGAACAGGACTGATTGTTTTGGTCTTGGTATCTGGTGTTAAAATAATTTAGAGCCTTAGGTATGAAAATAATTCACATAGGGGAAAAAAATTTTCAACATTTTTAATTTTTGGGCCTAGCAGCAATACTGCTTCAATGCCGTAGATGGCATAGTGATGCCATCTAAAATCAGACTCGTGCATGATACCATGGATGTACAGTGGAGTGCAAAAGTTCACCCTGTCTGGTTACTATGTAAGGAATAAGGAATGAAAAATACTATTTAAGGAGTAAAATGTGACAGGATATGGTGTTCTAAGAAAATAAATAATGATGAGGTGTGTGATGCGGAGATACTCTTACCACTAGAAAGGATTATTTTCCAGTAACGCTCCAAAGCACATCCTGAAGTTTGGTTCATCTTATAGCATTGCAGTTTGCCAGCTATTTAAATTTTAATTCATTAATGAATAacatcatgatttaaaaaaaaaaaaaaagttgtcttatcacttatgttacagcagctataaacagtccttcACTCAatagtctctctctcacttttttttcccctctctctctcaaggttaataagacaaaaaatgaATGCTTGTCATGTTAGAGAGAAACCAAACTCTTCTGTCTTGCAAACTTACTGACAGTTACTGATAGGCCTggcattggagactccttccataaatgtatcCTGTGTAAATAAAATCTGTAAataaacaacacatttttaatccatttaaTATTCACCTGGATTACTTGATGCATCcagcatacaagtccctgtgaatgagctgtcactattgaggtttttcacccacgtgaccaagtcatgtgatgcatcgttaggctgccattttggacgtcacggctcgaatcagtttgaatgcgaggaaggcgacaaacgaaaaacataaaagaaaaaggagcgagatgcagaaaacaccttcactatccagcgacgtagggcatttacagggcgagcagagggagaggtatttgcaaaaattgaggttagcaggcttagagaacgacatttacctgcttccaccaggattgatcactgacgtacggaagtacacgaagccctcatctttacctgacttcggcccacatgatctgtatacctatgtcgttaaaaacccatcgccatacacaggtattgatctgaaagcgtataagagtttggatgcctacaaatattttgtgtcaggctgggtaacatgcctacatcagtgggccgtccctggagccggtggtcgccatcttattacagctaaggtttgttcacattttcatttactttcggccctcaggataaacaaaatgttattaaatgtcattgaaataacttcttagtctgttgagacatggcccgtaataaatttgctgttaccaggcaatgaccaagaactgtattattagggtcggtgtctgtgttgtagcagtgtactagcagctagctgttagcactagctaatgtcaacaacatagtagctagtatgttactgtagcaatgtttacgttcagtcatttgggtgactgttaaaacctttcagtctcaagtttttcctttactgtatttactagtttactgtaattatgatccagcagctatttacaccggatccagtgtaaatagctgccggagcgtgctctggcttgctcccagagcactccgggagcaagccggagcgcgctgcttaatttgagggggagcaagccggagcgcattccggcagctatttacactggatccggtgtaaatagctgccggatcataattacagtaaactagtaaatacagtaaaggaaaaacttgagactgaaaggttttaacagtcatccaaatgactgaacgtaaacattgctacagtaacatactagctactatgttgttgacattagctagcttgaccttcaaaatggcggacaccggggcgtcacgtgaccctgtgacgtcaggtgaaatacctcaatagaaatGATAGcgtattagaacaagcacattaatgTAAAAATAACAAATCTGAATGACAGCTGTAACTATTATCAGAGCTGCTGtgacagaaaattaatcagccagtcagaatcaagaattcaagacTGCTGTGGTATAATAATATTTTAATATTATCTTACAGTAATCAGAGATAATTATTATGAACATAAATGATCGATGTTTTGATGTAAATTAAATTCCTTTATCTTGCCTTGTGGGTGTACAAACTTTGCACTCAACCATTTCTGTGTTCAGTTTAAATGCGCTTTATTTTCTCTGCAGTATTACAGCTGGTGGAGCAGCTACACTGAAGCAATCAACTACCTTACCACCGTCCCTAAGTATCGCATCCAGGCAACCGAGCTGGCCAAGCAGCAAGGCCTGCTAAACCGCACCAAAGAAAAAGGCAAGAACCGCCGTTCCAAAGAGGAGATccgtgaagaagaagaggagatcaTCCGAGACATCATCAAGAACAAGATTGACAtcaaaggaggctaccagaagccCAACATCTGCGACATCCTGTTGTTTAAGATCATCCTGTTCCCCTACCACATGTGCCTCTACATAGTGTGGTATTTCTCGTGGGTTTATCACTTCAACATTCGCGGCGAGGAGTATGGAGAAGAGGAGAAGCTCTACATCATCCGCAAGTACATGAAAATGTCCCAGGCGCAGTTCGATAGTCTGGACGACCACCTGAGAAAAACGTTCCTGGAGCGTCAACTGTGGATAAAAGAAAATTATGAGGTTTGTTTGTATGGAAATGTTTCAGATTTTCTCAGTGTAGATACCGGTATATCTAACAGAGGTGCCAAGATGTAAAATTTAGCCATAGTATTCATAATTCTGGTTCTGACTTTTTCTGATTGTGCTGTCATGAACATAAGCATTTACTGTGCTTTCAGAGGCCTGTAGGTCACATGATGTAGCTCTTGGGTTTTTCTTTATATCTTTGAGCAGGGTCAATCCAcgtgaaatcaccagaggcctcgccactgaccatctcagatttgcttcatactttctggaaatattgtcagtgtggccaataaatagtgtacaaaattttaggcttgtaccttcattggtttctgagatataggggctttaaaaaaggggcgtggccccaatttcactgttgaaacgcatgctccagaaaacggacctaacttccataagtcattacttttaaactattcatgcaagatgcatgaagttttcaaggattgttctttaatgccagacgcctttaaatactaaaatagaaagttcacagttcaatatttgccaagttatggtttGCTGGAAATCATAAAAAAATGTCTtctatcgtgctttggagcaactttgacgccccatatctccacattaaagcacaccagatctttcaaattttcttatttattactcatgttatagtagtctttaggcaactaggtatgtgttcaaaataaATCaagctttctgatttattaggctttaaaaataaaaataaaaaacattttgcgcctataattcaaatgcatattacaaatgtatgacaaagTCTACCATGAAAAAAATTATACCAcaggaaagagcttgttttgattagcaaatgcacaaaatatgaagttggtatcctaaaccaaactataaatattaaggtatcaagtacggcatgttttacgatagtcggaaatgctgttttattgAAACTCTAACTGAAAAAGCAGGCAAACTAGCAGAACATCATTTCATTGCCAAACACCAGAGTGGATATTTGAAGAATTTGAAGGAAAATCTGTTAGAGGATGAATGTATTATGCTTTTGGATTTTGCCGAAAACTATTCATTCTGTATACAGGATTCTGCCTAAGGATACCCCTGGGCCAACAGCCAATGCACTCTTCATCCACTTGCATTGTACATTAGAGCAAAGAATGAAGATGGTACAAAAGTAACGAAATGCATCTCTATCTGCATAATAAGTGACTTCCTTAAGCGTGATACAGTGGCCGTGCATGCATTCTTAAAAAAGGTTTTACCATATGTATGCCATTtacatccccagctgaaaaaggtcttttacttcagtgacggatcagcagcccaatacaaaaactataaaaatttcacaaatctaataaagcatgcagatgattttggacttttggcagaatgacatttctttgccacttctcatggtaaatcaccctgtgatggtattggaggcactgtaaagtGGTCAGCAGCTTgagctagcttacaggcagtcacgagtgatcacataataaccccatctgatctgtttttgtgggcagaaaagcatatcaagaacatccatttcatctgggttggtacaggggaagttatggagagtggaaaagcattggagactagattttcaaggtcagctactattcctggaacaagagacaaccactcattcgttccaatcatgtccaaccagctgcaggtcagcagggtgtcaggtggtcctagcttcattgtggatatgagtggaaatcggccacaagtaatgcataaaacccctgttaaatcagcagtctctctggcagatacaattcctggtaaatatgttgtatgtttgtatgacagacagtggtggatCAGCAACATTCatgcattatcagaggaggaacaagatgtacaagtaacatttacgcatcctcatggtccctctcagacttacagctggcccaggagagaggataactgttgggtccctctagtgcatgtcatgaaaatcattgatgccccacttacatcaactggcaggcgatataaacttccatctgatgtggaaaagcaaatcaatacactgtttaagctcttcaaataaagtatttttaaggttatttttcctacactgtaggtttgtaGTTGTATTGTAAtctgccttaaaacagcatttccgtctattgtaaaacatgccgtacttgataccttaatatttataggttggtttagggtaccaacttcatattttgtgcatgagtaacatgagtaataaataagaaaatttgaaagatctggtgtgctttaatgtggagatatggggcatcaaatttgctccaaagcacgatagaagacatttttttatgatttccagcaagccataacttggcaaatattgaactgtgaactttctattttagtatttaaaggcgtctggcattgaagaacaatccttgaaaatttcatgcatcttgcatgaatggagcacttgcatgtgacgtcacagccgatccagattgtgacagatgccatcttgtcggtcaaacgccatatttccgccttctacttctgcttttacttctaccttttcttctggaaaaccctactatatacaattctactacaacggctgcggctacaagctctccctacctgtgcacgtttatgttttttgtgtgtatttttgcatgttgttcgtctgtaccggactttaatatccactacaaccgtatggacttaactggacattggtttccagcagaaaatgacggtttgtagtgatttccatcgcatgcacaacattccggacgagatagcgagaccagcggggtctccgtggattatcggaagcaaagcgaaggaggcggcgtcaggagcggaagcaaaagcgaggctgcagagccggcctgttgactaagctcagaaaacagccactcaagcctccactgctaagcctctacctctccaacgccagatccatggtaaacaagacggacgatttggaattacagctggaattaccttattctataatcggctggtcagttaagtgacttacccatccagtgaggattattttcttgtttacaagatgccacatctgagtcgctgacaaatcctgaatttctgtaaagataactgtccagagatttataagcacgcagtgcttcaccaatgaacagcgagggaaagttaatgaggtaattatacacgtctgggtattccgctggcaggtcaatatccactgacacggtcatgaaaactacgtccggtaaggcagctgggccatagaaggttcacgctgcacgctgcatgctgcacgctacacgctacacacgtgtaaagaaaagtggacaaacgtagcatgacttgctctgggccatagaacggcgttcacgttgcacgctgcacacttcacgcgtgaagcgagaaatgaacatgcacacttttttctaggcgtgaagatggaaattccagtcaatgcatgcggtcaccgccgcgccagccaatcagaacgggtctagggagataactctatgctttcaggggaaaacttcagaaaaaatataattgaatggtataattgaaaaatagttcttcatcgggattgtcaagcagattatagaatgttcggtgaaattcaccacgggtttctctcagaaggaagtgttctcggctccaaattctgttcctttttctcttcctctgtctaagtaaaagcagaatgaggcaatcgtcgtcatccgaagagtccatattgttggttactcggtcaaagtagaacagacgcaacacgtgaacatccaagcatgaagtttaatggcccagggtccggttcttcacgtgaacgtgtagcgtgcagcgtgaaccttctatggcccagctgcctaagccataagggtcactaatctgtaggtcgtttattttagacatatatctagttatctgttcattagaaaaatgagccgtgtagtccgtcggttgaaattgatccattctgtacacaagtgcagcagtattcagctgtgttttttaccggcaagatggcggctgtgtacttttcggtcacgtgactgcaagatctctatagtttaaaagtaatgacttatggaatttaggtccgttttctgtagcacgcatttcaacagtgaaattggggccacgccccttttttaagcccctatatctcagaaactaatgaaggtacaagcctaaaattttgtacactatttattgggcacactgacaatatttccagaacgtatgaagcaaatctgagatggtcagtgatgaacgtttttctaaatctggtgatttggggcaGAATTACCCAGCATTAAAAGATCTGACTTTGGACTGGATGTGTTGGGATGCCCACTCCTGTGAAGAATCGCAACTAAATTAAAGGCTCCTCATTTGTAAACAGTCCTTCTCACTGTAGAATGGTGGATTGTTTGGAGacggccttataacccttcccagattgatgagcagcaacaattgcttctgAGGTCATGGCTGATGTCTTTTCTCCTTGGCATCGTGTAGACATGcacctaaggctacatccacacgacaacggcaacgagatgttatttaaaaatatatcgcgtccaaatgggcaacaatcagtaaaatatcaggtccatatggcaacgcaacgcttgctgaaaacgatgcaatacacatgccacacctctaggggcgctgtaagatggtcccttcggagacaccagaacaatagaagaagtaaggatgcatattagccacaaagtcaggaaaatctgtttgtaaaattacattataatgaccaaatacaatgaaaagtatttttccagtctcacctgtgaaaggtaatcccatgtgatctcgtttggatggcaaacctgttggtacagttaaacgcagctaatctttattctccgctttgacctctccaaaatggcggcgaggatgacctatgattctacgcggaaggcggtgtctttaatggtccggaataaattgaatgctaattaaataatgattaatttgctcctctacgccctttttgaggaatgtattgtaggacttaaacccacatctgaagaggtgagatcgctctttttttctctatttttgctggcgggattgactctctctctctctctctctctctctctctctctctctctctcactttgcaccattacacaataaatattcacagtgaaaatattttgtaagtgcgtttcatgaaccaagttataggatttgttgacaactcgcatcgcaatgagaagctcattggcactactggtgttaagaatcagaccatttcataaatgaatattttgctgtagagctgcagtgtttgtacaattgcatgtttttgcttcactattactgtcactattctgcttcttgcattactactgtgaactaacactgaacataataataatatccaagctcgtgtttcactctcactagtgctctgtaaggctttttcctggtgatattcgttacacttctacccggcgtgaagcactcacagtcatgtggttgtgatgtcatcgtaaacaaatccgttctactcatccagacgacttcacaacggcaacgttgccagatctttccactctggaacccgttctcaaaaagattgcgttttgggcacccaaaacgccggtgccgtgtggacgccaggccgaaacgataagcaattgtatcggagtcacctgaatccgttgccgtgtggacagggcctaagtgctCCAGACCATCACACTCTAAAAATTTTTTGCTTTTATAGAGATAGTCGCACTTCTTTTATGATTAACTAACTTTATGCATTTCATTCGTAAAACTTAGCTGCCAATTACTCTCTTAATGAATGTAGAAGTAGGATaggatattctttttttttttttctttttttttaaccactgggtttctgaatgttggtttaaaggggaactgaaggcaaatttttttattatcaaaattatatttatctcattttattaaatataggaatgcatttttgatcgctattttgtcactgctgtagcaagttaagagtgtttgaaatatgctctgtaatatatcagtccatatgtcaaagcaatggccgtaaacgagattcgttgagacctgtgcgagacatcgtaggacggaagtaaaacgtacagcggaaatccaagtggccaacgctgtcaaaagacgcacgcgccctctttcgaacgctaatgtaatcaagccggaagttttatttgttttgatagcagtcaggaaagtttgaaaaaagtagacagtaatcatcatttaaactcgtttttgtgcaatatttcatttggaaaacagttttcaaaatggcggcactgacacctggctgacacttgacgtttcgaagtctcgcacaagtttcgtgaagatcgcgcggataagtgacgcctgccgtggaccaaacgaactaaattcaacacggctaaaaaaccgaataagtataatatttaattgcaattacagggagtgcagaattattaggcaagttgtatttttgaggattagttttattattgaaaaacaactatgttcttgatgaacccaaaagactcataaatatcaaatctgagtatttttggaagttggagtagggctttcttagttttagctatcttaggaggatatctgtgtgtgcaggtgactataactgtgcataattattaggcaacttaacaaaaaacaaacatatacccatttcac
Above is a window of Neoarius graeffei isolate fNeoGra1 chromosome 28, fNeoGra1.pri, whole genome shotgun sequence DNA encoding:
- the dnajc25 gene encoding dnaJ homolog subfamily C member 25, giving the protein MAAPMACALRVGLWTVILFISSLCIPSASALIEGLYCGTQICYDVLGVSRDASKAEIGRAYRQLARKYHPDRFQAGDPALAGESADSAHDKFLLIATAYETLKDDESRRDYDYMLDHPEQYYSHYYTYYRRRLAPKVDVRIVILVTVCAISVFQYYSWWSSYTEAINYLTTVPKYRIQATELAKQQGLLNRTKEKGKNRRSKEEIREEEEEIIRDIIKNKIDIKGGYQKPNICDILLFKIILFPYHMCLYIVWYFSWVYHFNIRGEEYGEEEKLYIIRKYMKMSQAQFDSLDDHLRKTFLERQLWIKENYEVYREEQEDEMKMKMATDPRWKRYRRWMKSEGPGRITFIDD